AACTCGGAGAGTGTAGCACAGCGGCGGGCGAGGGTGCCAGGGCCGCTGTTCGTAGGGCAATCTGCTCTCCACTGCGGCTGAGGGTCACTGGAGCAAGATGTACGAACGCGGAGAGGCCAGAGCGTCATCAACCGAAGACCGTCGTTCAATCCTCTGTTTTACCTTCCGCTCTAGCGTGACCAGCATGGCTCCCTTTCTCCCACCCGAAGTCGCCCGTCAGCTCGGCTTTTACGTCTACCTCTCCCTCGATCCCCGCACGAATCCCGTCTTCTATGTCGGTGAGGTTCAGGGGGAGCGGGTGCTGGCGCATCTCAGCGAGGAGGGCGAGTCACGCAAGGTGCGGATGCTGCACGAGTTACGTGACTTGAGACTTGAGCCGCAGATCGACGTTCTGGCCCACCGCCTGCCCAACGAGGAAACGGCGCTGCGAATTGAGGCAGCCGTGATTGATCTGCTGGGCCCCGGAGCATTGACGAATGTGGTGCGCGGCTGGAAAAGTGTCGGACTGGGCCGGATGTCACTGAGTGAGCTGAGCGGCCACTACGCCGCTGGGCCGGTCGAGATCACCGACCCGGTGCTACTGATCCGGCTCAATCAGCAGTACCGACATCAGATGGGTGCCCTGAAACTCTACGAGGCGACGCGCGGCGTCTGGAAAGTGGCCGCCGCCAGGGCCAGCACCGTCCGGCTCGCCCTCGCCGTGTTCGAGGGCGTGGTGCGCGAGGTCTACGCCATCGAGAGCTGGCACCCGGCAAGCACCCTGGCCTACCAGACCCGGTCCGCCGAAGATACCGACGCGCCGGGGCGACTGGAATTTTCCGGCCACGTTGCGCCGGAGGAGATTCGTGATCGCTACCGGGGCCACTCGGTGCGGGCCTACCTGAACAGGAATGCCCAGAGCCCAGTGTTGTACGTCAACGCCTGAGTTTACCGGCTCCCCATAAAGCAGGAAACGCTACCGAGCGGCGGGGCAGGGTTTGGCAGATTGAAAAGAATCAATGACTCATGACGGAAGTCACGCATTTGGGTCTGGATTCCATCGCAGTTCCGCGTACTTGGATAAGCGAGCGGCTTTGACTTCAACATCCGACACATCAGGGCGCATCGATAAGGCACCCATGCTCATCCAGTCTTGCCGGACAAGCAACGTTCGTAAAGCAATATTTACACTCGCAACCCGATCTGAGTGACCCTTATGACCACACACTTCACAGTCAAACATCAACCCAGCGTTAGGCCTATTCCCCTTAGAGGTATGGCCGCACCTGGGACATGCTTGGCTGGTGTAATTGGCATCCACCTTGACCGCCAAACTCCCAAACAGCGGAGCTTTGTAGGCCAGGTTGAACTGCAACTCCGCGAACGACCACTGACTACGGCGACGTTTGGCCCGCTTCGCCTTCTTGCTGGCGCTTGGGTTACTCCGTCCTTCGGTGCGTTCACGGATGTTGGTCAAGTCTTCCAGACCGAAGATCGAGTCTGGGAAGCGGGTCAACAGCATCTTGCTCAGAACATGGTTGCGATCAGCGACGAACCGTCTTTCCCGTCCCAACAAGCTCACCAAACGGCGAGTCGCGGAACGGGTGCCTTTGCGCTGGAGGGATTTTCTTGCACGAGCGAACTGGTCTTTTTTCTGACAGACTGCCGCCCCCTTCTCGAACAGGCTCTGCCCGTTCATGTCGGTGGCGACGAAGTGATACCGCTGCCCCACGTCCACTCCGACAACCGTTTTATGGTCAGCGGGAACGGGGTCAGGAAGCTCAATGATCAGAGCGACGATCAAGTAATACTGTTTTTTCGACTTCCGGTAATAGAGTTTGGCCGCGCCGGTTTCCGCACCCTGCGCGATGTAGTCAAGGTGCTTCTGGTAGCCGTCAAACTCAAGTTGCAGGCGTCCATCAAGCGTGCCAACACTGACTTTGCCATCCTTCTTCCACGAGTAGTCGCGCCCATGCTGGTATTCCAGCGTGCGGCTGACAAACTTCATGGGGTCATCCAGTCCTTTGTAGCGTCGCTTGGTAAAGCCCTTTTCGCGAGCCTTCTGATTCTGCTTGGCCTTCGTCCACTGCGTTTTGTACGCGGCGGTGACTTGGCGCTCGGCAGTGCAGGCGAGTTGTGCCCCCAGTCCAAAGCGTTGCCGCAGGACGCTGTACGTTTCCTTATGGAGTTTGGGAACAGAGGTGGTTTTCCCCAGATCAAAGGCGGTCTGGGACGCGAAGTTCAGGCCATCGCGGTACGCCAACGCCACGGCGTCCAGAGCGGCCTTCTGCTCTGGGGTGTGCCGCAATTTCAGTTTCGCGCTCAGCATGATCTTCACAAAAGGAGCTTACCTTATATGAGCATAAAAGAACAAGATGCCTTAGCCATAATTGCCCCTTTTGGGCAGAGTCTTTTCCTCCCACGACTGAAGTCGCGGGTCTTCAAGGCTCAGAGATGAACCCCATAACCCCTCCGGCGGCGCACTGTGAGCGCTGACGAACGCGCCAAGGTTCTGGCCGCGCTGGCCTCCCCGGCGGTGACGGCCCCCACCCGCGCCGCGCTGCTGGCCCGGTTGGATGCCCGCTATGAGCGCCAGTACTTCACTGAGGCCGAGTTCGAGCGCCTGTGCGCAGCGGCAGTCCGGCTGGTGCCACATGACCCGGCGGAGCTGGACCTCAGCGGGCTGATCGACCACCGCCTTCAGCTTGGGCAAACCGATGGCTGGCGCTTCGCCGACACCCCGCCCGACGGGCAGGCCTACCGGGAACTGCTGGCAGCCCTGCCCGATGACTTCAAAACACTGGCTTCAGAAGATCAGGACGCCGCCCTGCACGACGTTCAACGCCGCCACCCGCACGCCTTCGAGGACCTGCTGGCCGAGCTGACCGAGGGCTTCATGGCCCACCCGCTGACCCAGTACCGCTTCGGCTACGCGGGTTTTATGGACGCGCCCGGCTGGCCCAGGGTCGGGCCGAACGAACTGGAAGCGCGCGAGGTCCGTTATGGAAAGTGAGATGAAGGCGGCGCTCACAGACCTCGACGTGCTGGTGATCGGCACCGGAGCGGGCGGCGCGCCGCTGCTGGCGCGGCTGGCCTCGTCAGGGCTGCGGGTGGCTGCACTCGAAGCCGGAGTGCGCCACAAGCCTGCCGAGATGCCCACCGACGAGGTGGCCCAGGCCAGCCTTTTCTGGATGGACGAGCGACTCTCGGCAGGCAACGACCCGCTGGCCTTCGGGCGCAACAACTCCGGGCGTGGAGTGGGCGGCTCGACGCTGCACTACACCGCCTACACACCGCGTGCCCAGCCCGACGACTTCCGGCTCTTTCAGGAGTTCGGGCAGGGCGTGGACTGGCCGCTGGACTACGGCGACCTCGTGCCGTACTACGACGAGGTGGAAGCATTCCTGGGCGTCTCCGGCCCGGCGGACTATCCGTGGGGACCGCCCCGGAGTCAACCGTACCCGCACCCGGCGCTGCCACTGGGCGGCGCGGCGCGGCTGATGGAACGCGCCTGCCAGGAACTGGGCCTGCGGACCTCCCCGGCGGCCAACGCCGCGCTGAGCCGTCCGCAAGAACAGGAAGGTTACGGCCTGCGCCCCGCCTGCTCCAACCGGGGCTTTTGTCAGGCGGGCTGCTCGACGGGGGCCAAGGCCAGCCTCGACGTGACTTACCTGGCGCTGGCCGAGGCGCGCGGGGCCGTCATCGTCAGCGGCGTGCAGGTCACCGCCCTGATCCGCGAGGGAGGCCGGGTGGTCGGAGCGCAGTACCAGCGGGGTGACCAGACCCTGAGCGTGCGGGCCAGGCGGGTCGTGCTGGCCGCCGGGGCCATCGAGACACCCCGGTTACTGATGCTCAGCGATATGGCAAGGGGCAGCGGGCAGGTGGGGCGCAACTTCATGGCCCACGTGGGCGTGCAGGTCTGGGGCCTGGTCGACGACGATCTACGTCCCTACAAGGGCATTCCCGGCGGCCTGATCAGCGAGGATACCCACCGGGTACCGGGGCTGGTGGGCGGCTACCTGCTCCAGTCGCTGGGCGTCATGCCGGTGACCTACGCCACCCAGTACGCGCGCGGCGGCGGGGTGTGGGGCGCGGCCCTGACCGAGCACCTGAGCCAGTACAACCACGTCGCCGGAATCAACGTGCTGGGCGAGTGCCTGCCATATGAGCGCAACTTCCTGGAACTCTCAGACGAGCTGGACGCCCGTGGGCTGCCCAAGCCGCGCGTCCACTTCAGTTTTGGCGACAACGAGCGACGCATGACCGCCCACGCCGAGGCCCTGATGCGCGAGCTGTGGGCCAAGATCGGGGCGCGCGAGGTCTGGGCGCTGCCGCGCGCGGCCCATACCCTCGGCACCGCCCGGATGGGCAGCGACCCGGCCAGCAGCGTCACCGATCCGTTTGGGCGGGTTCACGACGAGCCGGGCCTGTGGATCTGCGACAACTCCACCTTTCCCAGTTCGCTGAGCGTCAATCCCGGCCTGACCCAGATGGCGCTGAGCCTGCGCTCCGCCGACGCCCTCATTGGCGACCTCAGCGCGTGAGCGGGCCGACACCTGCCCTGCCACTGGCACTGATCCACGGTTTCGGCACCTCCGGGCGACTGTGGCGGCGGGTACGTGAGCGGTTGGCCTCCCCCACTGAGGTACTCACCCCCGATCTACTGGGCTTCGGGAACGCCGCCGCGCTGGGCCGGGACGGGCAAATGACGGGCGACATGGCCGAGCATCTGGCAGGCGTGCTGCGGGCCTCGGGCAGTGGGCCGTACCGGCTGGCGGCGCATTCGATGGGCGGCAAGGTGGCGCTACTGCTGGCCGCCCGCCACCCGGCACTGGTGGCCGAGTTGCTGCTGATCGCGCCCTCGCCGGCCGGCCCCGAGCCGATGGGCGACGAGGACCGGGCGCAGCTCCGCGCCGCCTGGGGAGACCCGGTGGCGCTGGAAAAGCAGTACCGCCATATCAGCCGTCAGCCGCTGCCTGAGCAGGATTTGTACCAACTCGTCAGCGACGGCCTGCGGGCCAGCCGCGACGCCTGGGAAGCCTGGACCGACGTGGGCAGCCGCGAGGACATCGGCGGTGAGTTGGGCACCCTGGCTGTGCCGGTCACGGTGCTCTTCTCGGAAGACGACCCGGCTATTGGCCCAGAGGTCATCCGCGACGAGGTACTGGCGAAGCTGGCGGGGACGCAGGGTCAGCCGATCAAAGGCAGCGGCCACCTGATTCCGCTCGAAGTGCCGCAAAGCGTGCTGACAGCGCTGGGGGAATGATAAAAGATGCGGCTCAGTGGCCTTACAATCCCACCTGAACCCAGCCTCCCACATCTACCCGCCCGGCCAGCAGAGCCGCCGTGATCGCGCCCCGGTTCTCGGCGTGAATGGTGCCGATCAGCACGCGGCTTTGATCGGGAAGCGAGCGGGCCAGCAGGGTGCTGAGCGCCGCGCCGTAACCGCGCCCCCGAAAGTGCGGCGAGAGAATGAGCTCCTGCACGACGTAGGCGTTCAGGCCCAGCGTATCGGCCTCAAAGGTTTCGGTGGTCGCAACGTATCCGGCCCATTCGCCCCGCACCAGCACGTCAAAGAGCGTTCCGGCCTCGAGACTCTCCTGCAAGTCCTCCCTGCTCTCCAAAGCCGCCTGCTCAGTGTGCGCGGGGTGCCCGGCGTTCACAGCTTCGTAAGCGGCCTGCGCCTCGGCGTAGTGACTGAGGTCCTGGGTGGGCTGGGTGCTGAGTTCTGGCGGCACATTGGCCCCGATCAACTCTGAGATCGGCGCGGCCAGAAAGCGCTTGTCGGGCTGGGTTTCGGGGAAGTGCCCGTCGGGCGCGGCGCTCCACAGCCGCAGATAAAGCGGCCTGAATGCACCGTAGACCTCGCGGGCGACTTCCGCCAGTGCGGGCAGATCCAGCTCGGTCAGCGGGCGGCTGAGCAGCGAGGCGTCCACGAAGGGTCTGGTCACGTCCAGTCCTTGAAAACGGATGCTCAGCATGGCGTGAAGGTCGGGCGGCACGCTCGCCCAGCGGTTCAGAAACGCCTGCGCGTCCTGCCCCACCTTGAAAAACCCGGCCCGCTGCCCGGCCAGTTCAAGGTCGGCGGCGAGTTGAAGGTCGAACCCATGAATCCTCACAAAGCGCTTCAGGCGCGTTTGATCGTCCAGCCACTGGAGGGTCAGGGGGTGCTGGGTGGCCAGGCTGAATTCGGCGAGTTCGGCAGGACTGGGCAGGTGAGGAGGCATTCAGGCAAGCTTAGCGTGGTGACAGCTCCACCTTCACCGCTCCGCTGCGCTCCAGGGCGTCGGCCACCGTCAGCAGTTGTTCGTCGCTTAGGGCTGGAGCGATCAGTTGAATCCCCACCGGCAGGCGCACGCCGTTTACCGTCTCGAAGCCTGCGGGTACACTCAGCGCAGGCAGCCCCGCCAGACTGACCCCCACCGTGTCCACGTCGGCGGCGTACATGGCCACCGGATCGCTGACTTTCTCGCCGCGTTTGAAGGCCGGAAAGGGGCTGGTGGGGGTTACCAGGATGTCGAACTGCCCGAAGGCCCGGTTGAAGTCGTCGGCGATCAGGCGGCGCACCTTCATGGCCTTGCTGTAATAGGCGTCGTAGTAGCCGCTCGACAGGGCGTAGGTGCCGATCAGGATACGGCGCTTGACCTCGCGTCCAAAATTCTGCCCCCGTGCCGAGCTCATGGAAGTGTTCACGTCTGAGGCGTCTACCCGCGTGCCGTACACCATGCCGTCGTAGCGGGCCAGGTTGCTGCTGGCTTCCGGCGTGGAGATCAGGTAGTAGGCGGCGACGGCGTGCTGGAGGGTGGGCAGGCTGATCTCGCCGACGCTCGCGCCCAGTTCTTTGAGGGCGTCCAGCATGGTGTTCAAAGCCGCCTCCACGCCCGCCGTGTTGCCGCCCAGCGACTCGCTGATGACGCCCACCCGCAGGCCCTTGAGGTCGTGGCCCAGCGACGCCACAAAGTTGGGTGCAGCGTCCAGACTGGTGGCGTCGTGCGGGTCGTGCCCACTGATGGCGTCCAGAATGAGCGCCAGATCGCGGGCCGAGGTCGCGAACGGCCCGATCTGGTCGAGGCTGCTGGCGTGCGACACCAGACCGGAGCGGCTGACACGCCCATACGTCGGCTTGAACCCGTAGACCCCGGTGAATCCGGCGGGCTGGCGCACCGAGCCGCCGGTATCCGAGCCGAGCGAGAGCGGCACCATGCCGGACACCACCGCCGCCGCGCTGCCGCCGGAGGTGCCGCCCGGCACGCGGGAGGCGTCCCAGGGGTTGAGGGTGGCCCCGAACGCGCCAGTTTCGGTGCTCGACCCCATCGCAAACTCGTCCATGTTGGCCTTGCCCACGATGATCGCCCCGGCCCGCTGCAACTTCAGCACAGCGCTGGCGGTGTAGGGGCTGACATAATGGGCCAGCATCCGGCTGCCGCAGGTGGTGGCGGTGCCGATCAGATTCAGGTTGTCCTTGATAACGCTGGGCACGCCTGCCAGCGGCAGGGTTTCACCAGCGGCCAGGCGGCGCGATACCTCGGCGGCCTGGGCCTCTATCTGCTCGGCGCTCAGCACGCTGATCAGGGCATTGAACGGATCGGCCTCGGCACGGGCACGGGCAGTCTGGACAGCTTGCCGGGGGTCTTGGCCGCCCTGCACAGCGGCGGCGAGGTCGGAGGCGGTGGGAAAATCGGAAGACATGGGGGGCAGTTTAGAGCTTCGGAGCGGCAGCGCGGGCCAGCCCTCAGAACAGCGTGTAGCCTCCGTCCAGCACCAGCACCGAGCCGGTCATAAATGAGGAGGCGTCACTCGCCAGAAACACCACGGCTGGCCCCAGCTCTTCCGGCAGGGCAGCGCGCTGCTGCGGCGCGTCGTCGATCCAGCGCTGCTTGAACTGGGGGTCATCCACCGGGGCCATATCGGTCTTGACGTAGCCGGGGGCCAGCGCATTGACCCGCACGTTGTGGGGGGCCCACTCGGCGGCCAGGCTCTTGGTGAGCTGATGCACGGCGGCCTTGGACGCATTGTAGCCGGGCTGCCACTGCGGGCGGTTGACGATCTGCGCCGAGATCGAGCCGATGTTGACGATGTTGCCGCCGCCCTGCGCTACCATCTGCCGCCCGAAGACCTGCGAGGCGATCCACAGCGCGTCCACGTTGACGCTCATGACCTGCCGCCACTCCTCGTCGGTCACGTCCAGGGCTGGGCGGTGAACGCAGGTCCCGGCATTGTTGACGAGAATGTCCACGCGCCCAAAGCGCTCCAGCGTGGCCGCCAGCACCTGTTCCACTTCAAGACGCTCGGTGATCTCGGCTTTGACAAAAAGCGTCTGGCTGCCGAGTTCACCCAACTCAGCCTCCACATCGCGGGCGGCCTGCTCGTCGCGCCCCACGATGACGATGTTGGCCCCCGCTTCAGCCAGGGCGCGGGCCAGAGCGCGGCCTATGCCCCGCGTGGCTCCGGTGACGACGGCGGTTTTGCCGTCCAGGCGAAACTTGGAGAGGACACCGGCAGCTGGAGGTACTGGGTTGGTCATGGCTGGACTGTAGGGCCGGGGGCAGCAGGCGTCAATCGGCCTGACTGATTCGAAGATTCAGCCGCCCTCCTGCTCAGGCCAGCAGTTCCCGCGCCGCGCGCTCCAGATCGCCGCTGCCCGCCAGACTGCTGCCCACCAGCACGGCGTCGGCCACCTCGCGGATGCTGGCAATGTCGTCCCGCGTACGGTAGCCGCTCTCGGCCACCAGGAGGCCCTCATACCCGGCGGCGCGAGCGTGGGCGATCAGGCGCGGGCTGTTGGTCAGGCTGATCGCCAGCGTGGTGAGGTCGCGGTTGTTGACGCCGATGATCTCCGCGCCCGCCGCCAAAGCAATGTCCAGCTCAGCCTCGTCGTGAACTTCCACCAGCGCGTCCAGGCCGAAATAGTGGGCCAGCTTGAGGTACGCGCCCACGTCCTCACCCAGCACGCTGACCATCAGGAGCGCCGCGCCCGCACCCCAGTCGGCGGCCTCCTGAAGCATCTTCGGGTGAACGACGAAATCCTTTCGCAGCACCGGCACCGTCACGGCGGCGACCACCGCGTGCAGGGCTTCGGGTGAGCCGCCGAAGTGCCTCGGCTCAGTCAGCACGCTCAGGCAAGCCGCGCCGCCGCACACGTAGCTCCGGGCCGCCTGGGCCGGGTCGAGCGGCGCGATTGCTCCCTGGCTGGGGCTGGCACGCTTGACTTCGGCGATCAGTTGCAGGCCGGGCCGGGCCAGCGCCGCGTGAAAGCGCCGGGCACGCGGGCGGGCCTTGCCCAGCTCGAAGTCGGCCCCGGCGTAGTCCTGGGTTCGTTCGGCCACGATGCGGCCCAGGACGCCGGGAGCGCTGTAGGTTCTGGGCAAGGGCAACTCAACCGGGGCCGAAAACGGGGCGGGCGTCATGCGGGCCAGTATAGGGCCGCAAAGCGCCGCAGGAGGGACATTTCGGTGGTGTTTTCTGACCAGATTATGGCAGTCATCTGTTAGGCTGATGTTCATGACCGTGTTCCAGCAAAAACAACTGCGTCCCAGTGACGGCCCGGTGCAGATCAGCGAAGCGCAACTGATGGCCCGCGTCCATGAGCTGGCCAACCAGATCCGTCAGGATTACGTGGGCCTCAACCCGCACCTGATCTGCCTGCTCAACGGCGCGTTTCTCTTTCACGCCGATCTGGTGCGCTCGCTCGATATTCCGCTGACCATCGACTTCATGCAGACCAGCAGCTACGGCGACGCCAAGCAGACCAGTGGCGAGGTCAAGTTGGTCAAGGATCTCAGCTTCCCGCTCTCGGGCCGCCACGTGCTGCTGGTCGAGGACATCATCGACACCGGCATCACCATGAACTACATCCTGCGCTACCTCTCCGAGCGCGGCCCGGCCAGCCTCAAGGTCGCCTCACTGCTGAGCAAGCCCTCGCGACGCAAGGTGGAGGTGCCGGTGGATTACCTGGGCTTCACCATCCCCGACGCCTTCGTGTACGGCTACGGCCTGGACCGGGCGCAGCAGGACCGCAACCTGAGTTTCATCACCTCGCAAAAATAGGGGGTGCGCGGAGCGCTGGAACGCCTTCTGCTAGACCAAATCCCACGCCCCACCTATCCCTCTCAATTCCAATCATTCCCACTTTAAATCTGAGTCTGCTTATATAAGATTTTGTAATGCAAGATTCACAGACTTCAGCCTCCTACATCCTGCGCGGCACAGCGGCGGGCAACACCTTACGGGTGGTGGCCATCGACGCCACGCAGATCGTCGAGGAAGCCCGCGTGCGCCACCAGCTCAGCAAGACTGCCACCGCCGCGCTGGGCCGGGCGCTGAGCGCCGCTGCGCTGCTGGCGATCATTCTCGGCAAGAAGGTGGACAGCCGGGTCAACCTGCGGGTGCAGGGTGACGGGCCGCTGGGCTGGCTGGTGGCCGAGGGCAGCGCCGAGGGTTGGGTGCGCGGCTACGTGCGCGAGCCGGACGCCGATCTGCCGCTGCGCGTCTCGGACGGCAAGCTCGACGTGAGCGGTTTGATCGGCAAGACCGGCGAACTGGCCGTGACCCGGCTCCTCGACAACGCCGAACCCTGGACCGGCAGCGTGGAACTCGTCAGCGGTGAGCTGGCCGAGGACGTGGCCTACTACCTGGCGTCCAGCGAGCAGATTCCCAGCGCGGTGCAGCTCGGCGTCTACGAGGAAGGCGGGCGGGTCGCGCGGGCGGGCGGATTGATCGTGCAGGCCATGCCCGGCGTCAGCGACGAGACCCTGGCAGCGCTGGAAGCCAACATCAAAACAATGGGGAGCTTCACCGACAACCTCCGCAGCGCTTCGCTGCTGGAAGTCATGGAGCGGGCGACCCAGGGACTCGACTTCGTGGTGGCCCCGCAGGCCCAGGCCGCCCAGTTCCAGTGCCGCTGCTCACGCGAGCGGGCGGTGGCCTCACTGACCTATTTCGGCATGCAGGAGCGCCAGAGCATGATGGAGGACGGCGGGCAGGAGGTCGTGTGTCACTGGTGCAACGAGCACTACCAGATCACCCCCGGCGAAATTGCCACGCTCGACACGCCGGAAGTGCGGGCGCAGGCCTGAACCCCCAGTGCACGCCGGGCGTCCAGTGTGTGACCATCTTACTTTGCAAAGTAAAGCAGGGAGTACAATCCAACCATGACCCAGACTGATCACAACCCGAACGCCAAGCCAGCCCAGGTGCTGGTGCCGCTGACCACCCCCGAGGAAGTGGACGGCTTCCTGGCCGAGTACCCCCAGGCCGCCGTCTTCAAGGCCGGAACCTGCCACAAGACCATGCAGGGCTTCGGCGTACTGGAAACCTTCCTGGCCAAGCATGACCTGCCGGTGGGCTTTATCCGGGTGGTGGACTGGCGTCCGGCCAGCAACCATGTGACCGAGCTGAGCGGTTTGCAGCACCAGTCGCCGCAGTTCATCATCTTCAAGGACGGCCAGCCCACCTTCGAAGTCAACAACTGGGACATCACGCCCGAGCAGCTCGGCCCGGTGTTCGAGGCTGACGTGCCGGTGCGCCAGGACGCGGCCCAGATGTCAGGCGCGGTGGCAGGCGAGGGCAATGTCGCGCCCTACAAGCAGTTGATGCAGGCCTATGTGGGCGGCCAGCTTCCCGACTGGGAATTTCAGGAGCGCTACGTCAACATGTTCCGTGACGACGCCAGCCTGCGCAGCCAGCGCGAGTTCGAGCTGCTCTCTCACCTGTTTGGCGACCCCGACGCCTATCACGGCGGCCTGCATCAGCTCGGCCAGCCGCAGGCCAGGGGCGACCTCAAGGCCCGCGTCGAGGCGTTGCTCAGTCAGCTCTGATCCCCAGACCTCTCCGGCTCCGGCACCAGCCCTCAGTGGCGGGCCGGAGCTTTTGCTTTTCCTTGGAATTTGCCTCGCCGCCCTGCCCTGCGCCGCTAACATCAGCAGATGAATCTCTCAGACTACCGGGTGAGCAAGAAGTTCAAGCTCAGCGGCATTTCGACGGACGACACTGGCAAGCTTGAACGGGACAGGGCAGAGCGCGAGACTGCCGAGATCGGTGCCAAGCTGACCGAACTTCAAGACCGGCTCTACGCCGAGAGTCAACAGAGTCTGCTGGTGGTGTTGCAGGCACGCGACGCAGGCGGCAAGGACGGCACTGTCAAGCATGTCTTCGAGCCGGTCAATCCTCAGGGCATCATCGTGACCAACTTCAAGGTGCCGAACGAGGAAGACCTCAAGCACGACTTTCTGTGGCGCATTCACCCTCACACGCCCGCAGCGGGCATGATCGCCGTATTCAACCGCTCGCACTACGAGGACGTGCTGGTAACGCGGGTTCACAACATCATCGACGACCAGGAAGCCGAACGGCGCTTCGGATACATCCGCAACTTCGAGACGCTGCTGGCCAGCCGGGGCACCCGCATCCTCAAGCTGTACCTGCACATCAGCGCCGAGGAACAGCGCTCGCGTCTGCAAGACCGCCTGGACAACCCCGAGAAGAACTGGAAATTCAACCCCGCCGATCTCAAGGAGCGCGGCAAGTGGGACGAGTATACCCGTGCCTACGAGGCTGCCCTGAGCGCCACCAGCACCGACGCTGCACCCTGGTACGTCATTCCGGCAGACCACAAGTGGTATCGCAACCGCGTCATCTCTCAACTCCTGCTCGACACCCTCAGCGACATGAACCCGCAGTTTCCGAAACCGGAATTCGATCTGACCAACGTGACGGTGGGGGCAATCTGAAGG
This portion of the Deinococcus rubellus genome encodes:
- the hslO gene encoding Hsp33 family molecular chaperone HslO — its product is MQDSQTSASYILRGTAAGNTLRVVAIDATQIVEEARVRHQLSKTATAALGRALSAAALLAIILGKKVDSRVNLRVQGDGPLGWLVAEGSAEGWVRGYVREPDADLPLRVSDGKLDVSGLIGKTGELAVTRLLDNAEPWTGSVELVSGELAEDVAYYLASSEQIPSAVQLGVYEEGGRVARAGGLIVQAMPGVSDETLAALEANIKTMGSFTDNLRSASLLEVMERATQGLDFVVAPQAQAAQFQCRCSRERAVASLTYFGMQERQSMMEDGGQEVVCHWCNEHYQITPGEIATLDTPEVRAQA
- a CDS encoding monothiol bacilliredoxin BrxC family protein, yielding MTQTDHNPNAKPAQVLVPLTTPEEVDGFLAEYPQAAVFKAGTCHKTMQGFGVLETFLAKHDLPVGFIRVVDWRPASNHVTELSGLQHQSPQFIIFKDGQPTFEVNNWDITPEQLGPVFEADVPVRQDAAQMSGAVAGEGNVAPYKQLMQAYVGGQLPDWEFQERYVNMFRDDASLRSQREFELLSHLFGDPDAYHGGLHQLGQPQARGDLKARVEALLSQL
- a CDS encoding polyphosphate kinase 2 family protein, which produces MNLSDYRVSKKFKLSGISTDDTGKLERDRAERETAEIGAKLTELQDRLYAESQQSLLVVLQARDAGGKDGTVKHVFEPVNPQGIIVTNFKVPNEEDLKHDFLWRIHPHTPAAGMIAVFNRSHYEDVLVTRVHNIIDDQEAERRFGYIRNFETLLASRGTRILKLYLHISAEEQRSRLQDRLDNPEKNWKFNPADLKERGKWDEYTRAYEAALSATSTDAAPWYVIPADHKWYRNRVISQLLLDTLSDMNPQFPKPEFDLTNVTVGAI